One stretch of Microvirga lotononidis DNA includes these proteins:
- a CDS encoding sensor histidine kinase NtrY-like encodes MIDQDTIAQRQAAETSQSGLGWLGYGAVLSALASALATFLILAGATPLLPTHNVVVWVFLLNGALIALLLGIVAWQTRKLVRERRAGAAAAGLHVRIVGLFSLVAVLPAILVAAVATVTLERGLDPWFTGALKDLMTNTVSIARSYREVQCRTLARETQLMAADLNRAKVLFDADRNLFREFMNSRAVFLGFPLAMIVDADGSVVERIDAKKLENVPLPTETDLKEASNREALCLFSKTGNIFRSALKLDAHGGRILYVAREVDPRALEFPQVAEAGVAFYEALDQKKAGIQIAFASMFTLIALIVLLSAVWFGLNFANRLVAPIRRLIHATDQVATGNFYVQVPVKRGEGDLGHLGETFNKMTSELRRQHDGLTAASDLMDRRRRFTEAVLAGVSAGVIGVNARGQITIVNPSTEALLGTSHKELLGQPITMILPEVAPLVEEMSHGRQRLMQQQIHISRKGKERTINVRVTSEQARGGQRDLVITLDDITDLVLAQRTSAWADVARRIAHEIKNPLTPIQLSAERIRRKYGKVITTDREVFDQCTDTIVRQVDDIKRMVDEFSSFARMPKPTIGDEDLAETIRQVIFMMKIAHPEIEFVDQVPPGSLIAPFDRRLVSQAVTNIVKNATEAIAAVPEEERGQARISVLLDDTHPDYLILAVTDNGKGFPVEGRQRLLEPYMTTREGGTGLGLPIVAKILEDHGGGMELADNPTGRGGQVRMWIPKTKHVVSEEASAASSRNDSRRASL; translated from the coding sequence TTGATCGACCAGGACACCATTGCACAACGGCAGGCGGCCGAGACGTCCCAGAGCGGCCTCGGCTGGCTGGGCTACGGTGCCGTGCTGTCCGCTCTGGCCTCAGCCCTGGCCACGTTCCTGATCCTTGCCGGTGCGACCCCGCTTCTGCCGACTCACAATGTGGTCGTATGGGTCTTCCTGCTGAACGGCGCTCTGATCGCGCTCCTTCTCGGCATCGTGGCTTGGCAGACCCGAAAGCTCGTCCGCGAGCGGCGGGCCGGAGCCGCGGCCGCAGGCCTCCATGTGAGGATCGTCGGCCTGTTCAGTCTTGTGGCGGTGCTGCCCGCCATCCTGGTCGCCGCCGTTGCGACCGTCACCCTGGAGCGCGGCCTGGACCCCTGGTTCACCGGCGCGCTCAAGGACCTGATGACAAATACGGTCTCCATTGCACGCTCCTATCGCGAGGTTCAGTGCCGTACGCTCGCCCGCGAAACGCAATTGATGGCGGCCGACCTCAACCGCGCGAAAGTTCTCTTCGACGCTGACCGCAACCTGTTTCGGGAGTTCATGAATTCCCGCGCCGTCTTCCTCGGCTTTCCGCTCGCCATGATCGTGGATGCGGACGGATCGGTGGTCGAACGCATCGATGCCAAGAAGCTCGAGAACGTCCCACTGCCGACGGAGACGGATCTCAAGGAGGCAAGCAACCGGGAGGCCCTCTGCCTGTTCTCGAAGACCGGGAACATCTTCCGCTCGGCCCTAAAACTGGACGCCCATGGCGGTCGCATCCTCTATGTGGCCAGGGAGGTCGATCCGCGCGCGCTCGAATTCCCGCAGGTGGCGGAAGCCGGCGTGGCGTTCTATGAGGCTCTCGACCAGAAGAAGGCAGGGATTCAGATCGCCTTCGCGTCCATGTTCACGCTGATCGCATTGATCGTTCTGCTCTCGGCGGTCTGGTTCGGACTGAACTTCGCCAACCGTCTCGTCGCTCCGATTCGGCGCCTCATCCATGCGACGGACCAAGTGGCGACAGGCAACTTCTATGTGCAGGTGCCCGTGAAGCGAGGCGAGGGTGATCTCGGGCATCTGGGAGAGACCTTCAACAAGATGACCTCCGAACTCCGTCGCCAGCACGACGGCCTGACGGCGGCCAGCGATCTCATGGACCGGCGGCGCCGCTTCACGGAAGCCGTTTTGGCGGGTGTCTCGGCCGGGGTCATCGGCGTCAATGCGAGGGGACAGATCACCATCGTCAATCCGTCGACGGAGGCCCTGCTCGGCACTTCGCACAAGGAGCTGCTCGGCCAGCCGATCACAATGATCCTGCCCGAGGTCGCGCCACTCGTCGAGGAAATGAGCCACGGCCGCCAGCGCCTGATGCAGCAGCAGATCCATATTTCCCGTAAGGGCAAGGAGCGCACCATCAATGTTCGCGTCACCAGCGAGCAGGCGCGCGGAGGACAGAGGGACCTCGTCATCACGCTCGACGACATCACGGATCTCGTGCTGGCTCAGCGGACCTCCGCCTGGGCCGATGTGGCGCGACGAATCGCGCATGAGATCAAGAACCCCCTGACGCCCATTCAGCTGTCGGCGGAACGCATCCGTCGAAAATACGGCAAGGTGATCACCACGGACCGGGAGGTGTTCGATCAATGCACGGACACCATCGTGCGGCAGGTCGACGACATCAAGCGGATGGTCGACGAGTTCTCGTCCTTCGCGCGCATGCCGAAGCCGACCATCGGCGACGAGGATCTGGCCGAGACGATCCGGCAGGTGATCTTCATGATGAAGATCGCCCATCCCGAGATCGAGTTCGTCGACCAGGTTCCGCCGGGATCCCTCATCGCGCCGTTCGACCGTCGCCTCGTCTCGCAAGCGGTGACGAACATCGTCAAGAACGCCACCGAGGCGATTGCGGCGGTGCCGGAGGAGGAAAGAGGCCAGGCGCGGATCTCGGTGCTGCTCGATGACACACACCCGGATTATCTGATCCTGGCCGTGACGGATAACGGCAAGGGCTTCCCGGTCGAAGGCCGACAGCGCCTGTTGGAGCCCTACATGACGACGCGCGAGGGCGGAACCGGACTGGGGCTGCCGATCGTTGCAAAGATTCTGGAAGACCATGGAGGTGGCATGGAACTTGCCGACAATCCGACGGGCAGGGGTGGGCAGGTTCGCATGTGGATCCCAAAGACAAAGCACGTTGTATCGGAAGAGGCATCGGCCGCTTCCAGCCGAAATGACTCCCGCAGGGCAAGCCTATGA
- the ntrX gene encoding nitrogen assimilation response regulator NtrX, translating to MSADILVVDDEVDIRELVAGILEDEGNRTRTAGTSDEALAAIETRRPHLVFLDIWLQGSRLDGLQVLEIIKSQHPDLPVVMISGHGNIETAVSAIKAGAYDFIEKPFKADRLVLVAERALEASRLKREVRDLRSRSVQASRIAGRSIIINQLRQAVERAAPTNARILITGAPGSGKELTARTIHSLSTRANGPFVVLSAATITPDTMEAELFGTEGGEGGGRRVGALEEAHGGTLYIDEIADMPRETQNRILRVLVDQNFQRVGGTTRVHVDVRIVSSSSRDLPAAIAAGQFREDLFHRLGVIPIRVPSLAERREDVPELIEFFMEQISSTTGLPKRRIAEDAMAVLQSHDWPGNVRQLRNNVERLMILTSGDPDAEITADMLPTEIGALVPSTPGGAGGEKLMSLPLREAREIFEREYLLAQIARFSGNISRTAEFIGMERSALHRKLKSLGIGG from the coding sequence ATGAGCGCTGATATTCTCGTCGTCGACGACGAAGTCGATATTCGTGAGCTGGTGGCCGGCATCCTCGAGGATGAGGGCAACCGCACCCGCACCGCCGGCACGTCCGATGAGGCTCTGGCCGCCATCGAAACCCGGCGTCCGCACCTCGTGTTCCTCGACATCTGGCTGCAGGGAAGCCGGCTCGACGGGCTTCAGGTTCTGGAGATCATCAAGTCCCAGCACCCGGACCTGCCGGTCGTGATGATCTCGGGCCACGGCAACATCGAGACCGCCGTGTCCGCCATCAAGGCGGGCGCTTACGATTTCATCGAGAAGCCGTTCAAGGCCGATCGTCTCGTTCTGGTGGCGGAACGCGCGCTGGAGGCCTCCCGCCTGAAGCGCGAGGTCCGCGATCTGCGCTCACGCTCGGTTCAGGCCAGCCGCATCGCCGGTCGGTCGATCATCATCAACCAGCTCAGGCAGGCGGTCGAGCGGGCCGCGCCCACCAATGCCCGCATCCTGATCACCGGCGCGCCCGGCTCCGGCAAGGAGCTGACGGCCCGGACCATCCACAGTCTCTCGACGCGCGCGAACGGCCCCTTCGTCGTCCTCTCGGCCGCGACGATCACGCCTGACACCATGGAGGCGGAGCTTTTCGGCACCGAAGGCGGCGAGGGCGGAGGGCGCCGGGTCGGCGCTCTCGAAGAGGCCCATGGCGGGACCCTCTACATCGACGAGATCGCCGACATGCCTCGGGAGACCCAGAACAGGATTCTGCGCGTCCTGGTCGACCAGAACTTTCAGCGGGTCGGCGGGACGACGCGGGTCCATGTGGATGTCCGAATCGTCTCGTCCTCAAGCCGTGACCTTCCCGCCGCCATTGCGGCGGGCCAGTTTCGGGAGGACCTGTTCCACCGGCTCGGCGTGATCCCGATCCGGGTACCGTCCCTCGCCGAGCGGCGCGAGGACGTGCCGGAGCTGATCGAATTCTTCATGGAGCAGATTTCGTCGACGACGGGCCTGCCGAAGCGGCGCATCGCGGAAGATGCCATGGCGGTCCTGCAATCGCATGACTGGCCCGGCAACGTCCGCCAGCTTCGCAACAATGTCGAACGGCTGATGATTCTCACCTCGGGTGACCCCGATGCCGAGATCACGGCCGACATGTTGCCCACCGAGATCGGCGCTCTCGTTCCGAGTACCCCGGGAGGGGCGGGCGGCGAGAAGCTCATGAGCCTCCCCCTCCGCGAAGCCCGCGAGATCTTCGAACGGGAGTATCTCCTGGCGCAGATTGCCCGATTCAGCGGCAATATCTCAAGGACGGCGGAGTTCATCGGCATGGAGCGCTCGGCGCTCCACCGGAAGCTGAAATCCCTCGGAATCGGCGGATGA
- the hfq gene encoding RNA chaperone Hfq: MAGDRAQNLQDTFLNYVRKQKIPLTIFLVNGVKLQGVVTWFDNFCVLLRRDGHSQLVYKHAISTIMPGQPVQLFDQIDEAGEKA; encoded by the coding sequence ATGGCGGGCGATCGCGCGCAGAATCTTCAGGACACTTTTCTGAATTATGTCCGGAAGCAAAAAATTCCCCTGACGATCTTTCTCGTGAACGGGGTGAAGCTTCAGGGCGTCGTCACCTGGTTCGACAATTTCTGCGTTCTGCTGCGCAGGGATGGTCATTCGCAGCTGGTTTACAAACACGCCATTTCCACCATCATGCCAGGACAGCCCGTGCAGTTGTTCGACCAGATCGACGAGGCTGGCGAGAAGGCTTGA
- the hflX gene encoding GTPase HflX, whose protein sequence is MTEPRSPGEERLAQLAEPEKEVAAGTRTLVIGPYRTRRRRGAVETDGQGANPRPPEARLDEITGLALAIDLTIIQSLIAPLASPRPATFIGSGKVEELAGLIRAEDIGLVVMDCALSPVQQRNLEKAWGAKVIDRTGLILEIFGRRARTREGTLQVELAHLSYQKGRLVRSWTHLERQRGGFGFLGGPGETQIEADRRLIQERMNRIERDLESVVKTRSLHRTSRRRVPYPIIALVGYTNAGKSTLFNRMTQADVLAENMLFATLDPTSRAIELPHGEKAILSDTVGFISDLPTMLVAAFRATLEDVVEADVLLHVRDVSHGETEAQAGDVAVVLRELGIDPDDTRRVVEVWNKADLLSADDRERLSTASHRTGEERRPILISALTGDGISELLATIEHHLSLGRPTYEVDVAPEDGQGLAWLHENTEILDRTTRENGHTILQIRLVAGKEPRFLNRFPDARVL, encoded by the coding sequence GTGACGGAACCACGCAGTCCGGGGGAAGAACGTCTCGCTCAGCTTGCCGAACCGGAGAAAGAGGTTGCGGCAGGGACGAGGACGCTCGTCATCGGTCCTTATCGGACGCGCCGGCGGCGCGGTGCAGTCGAGACAGACGGGCAGGGGGCCAATCCGCGCCCTCCGGAAGCTCGGCTCGACGAGATCACCGGGCTCGCGCTCGCGATCGATCTGACCATCATACAATCGCTGATCGCGCCCTTGGCTTCCCCGCGTCCTGCCACCTTCATCGGCAGCGGCAAGGTCGAGGAGCTGGCGGGGCTGATCCGGGCCGAAGACATCGGCCTCGTGGTCATGGATTGCGCCCTCAGCCCCGTGCAGCAGCGCAACCTGGAAAAGGCCTGGGGCGCCAAGGTCATCGACCGGACCGGCCTCATCCTCGAAATCTTCGGGCGGCGGGCCCGGACCAGGGAAGGTACCCTTCAGGTCGAACTGGCTCACCTGTCCTATCAGAAGGGCCGACTGGTCCGCTCCTGGACACACCTCGAGCGCCAGCGCGGCGGTTTCGGCTTCCTGGGTGGGCCGGGCGAGACGCAGATCGAAGCGGATCGCCGCCTCATTCAGGAGCGGATGAACCGCATCGAGCGGGATCTGGAGAGCGTGGTGAAGACGCGCTCCCTGCACCGGACCAGCCGCAGGCGGGTGCCCTATCCGATCATCGCCCTCGTCGGCTACACCAATGCCGGCAAATCTACCCTGTTCAATCGCATGACCCAGGCCGACGTTCTGGCGGAGAACATGCTGTTCGCGACCCTCGATCCGACCTCCCGCGCCATCGAACTCCCCCATGGCGAGAAGGCGATCCTGTCGGATACGGTCGGCTTCATCTCCGATCTGCCGACCATGCTGGTGGCGGCTTTCAGGGCCACCCTCGAGGATGTGGTCGAGGCCGATGTCCTGCTGCACGTCCGCGACGTGTCGCATGGGGAAACCGAAGCCCAGGCCGGTGACGTCGCTGTCGTCCTGCGGGAACTCGGCATCGATCCGGACGATACGAGGCGGGTCGTCGAGGTCTGGAACAAGGCGGACCTTCTGTCCGCTGACGACCGCGAGCGGCTTTCGACCGCCTCCCATCGTACCGGCGAGGAGAGACGGCCGATCCTCATCTCGGCCCTGACGGGAGATGGCATTTCCGAGCTTCTGGCCACTATCGAGCACCACCTGTCCCTGGGGCGGCCGACCTACGAGGTCGATGTCGCGCCGGAGGACGGGCAGGGGCTCGCCTGGCTGCACGAGAATACGGAGATCCTGGATCGCACGACCCGGGAGAATGGGCATACCATCCTCCAGATCCGCCTCGTTGCCGGCAAGGAACCCCGGTTTCTCAACCGCTTTCCCGACGCTCGCGTCCTATGA
- the mazG gene encoding nucleoside triphosphate pyrophosphohydrolase: MKPSTDITRLIEIMAALRTPGTGCPWDLEQDFASIAPYTLEEAYEVVDAIERGDLADLRDELGDLLLQVVFHARMAEEQGAFAFHDVVEAITRKLIRRHPHVFGDIKDLSTEQVKHLWDTIKAEERAERREARETMGHMPEPHEAGFLGGIPTALPALTRAQKLTAKAAKVGFDWPEAAQVIDKIHEELEEVKEASSSGQPDRIEDEIGDLLFSVTNLARHFGIDPERALRRTNAKFERRFKSVEKVLGERNRSLDEASLEEMEELWVAAKLAEREPGSSS, from the coding sequence ATGAAGCCTTCCACGGACATTACGCGGCTTATCGAGATCATGGCGGCCCTGCGGACGCCTGGAACCGGCTGCCCATGGGATCTGGAGCAGGATTTCGCATCGATCGCGCCATATACGCTCGAGGAGGCCTACGAAGTCGTCGACGCCATCGAGCGGGGCGATCTGGCCGACCTGCGGGACGAACTCGGTGATCTGCTGCTTCAGGTGGTTTTTCACGCCCGCATGGCGGAGGAGCAGGGCGCCTTCGCCTTCCATGACGTGGTCGAGGCGATCACGAGAAAGCTCATCAGACGCCATCCCCATGTCTTCGGGGACATCAAGGATCTGTCGACCGAGCAGGTGAAGCATCTCTGGGATACGATCAAAGCCGAGGAAAGGGCCGAACGCCGTGAGGCCCGCGAGACGATGGGGCACATGCCCGAGCCCCACGAAGCGGGCTTCCTCGGGGGTATCCCGACCGCCCTTCCCGCTCTGACCCGAGCCCAGAAGCTGACGGCGAAGGCTGCGAAAGTCGGCTTCGACTGGCCGGAGGCCGCGCAGGTGATCGACAAGATTCACGAGGAGCTGGAAGAGGTTAAGGAGGCATCCTCATCCGGACAGCCGGACAGGATCGAGGACGAGATCGGAGACCTCCTATTCTCGGTGACCAACCTTGCCCGGCATTTCGGCATCGATCCCGAGCGGGCCCTGCGACGGACGAACGCCAAGTTCGAACGGCGGTTCAAGTCCGTCGAGAAGGTGCTCGGAGAGCGTAACCGGAGCCTTGACGAGGCCTCGCTCGAAGAAATGGAAGAGCTTTGGGTCGCGGCGAAGCTCGCCGAGCGGGAGCCCGGCTCGTCCTCATAG
- a CDS encoding OsmC family protein — MKARVKLVDGMMFVGESGSGHSIVMDGAPEYGGRNLGIRPMEMLLIGLGGCTAFDVVQILRKGREKVTDCEVEVSAERAETDPKVFTAIHLDYTVKGRGLAPAKVERAIDLSKEKYCSASIMLGAVAKITHSWTAVDEAEEAEAVSS, encoded by the coding sequence ATGAAAGCACGGGTGAAACTGGTCGACGGCATGATGTTCGTGGGAGAGTCCGGCAGCGGCCATTCCATCGTCATGGACGGAGCGCCCGAATATGGCGGCCGCAATCTTGGCATCCGCCCCATGGAGATGCTGCTGATCGGCCTCGGAGGCTGCACGGCCTTCGATGTGGTTCAGATTCTCAGGAAGGGCCGCGAGAAGGTGACCGATTGCGAGGTCGAGGTCTCCGCCGAGCGCGCGGAAACGGACCCGAAGGTCTTCACCGCGATCCACCTCGACTACACGGTCAAAGGCCGGGGCCTCGCACCGGCCAAGGTCGAACGAGCCATCGATCTGTCCAAGGAAAAGTACTGTTCCGCTTCGATCATGCTCGGAGCCGTGGCCAAGATCACCCATTCTTGGACGGCCGTCGACGAGGCCGAGGAGGCGGAAGCCGTCTCCTCCTGA
- a CDS encoding histone deacetylase family protein, whose protein sequence is MKLFFSEAQLVHRPTQYMVHGRIVDPFENPDRATTLLQVLKTQGLTRTDPGDFGPDPLLAVHAAHYVEFLEHAYARFMELPHHGPEVLPNVHPYRGAGIDLEERGKPRTTGILGQAGWYIGDMSCAIMAGTFQAAYASAQTAIAGAEAVLAGERATYALCRPPGHHAYADRASGFCFFNNAAIAATVLRNHFPKVAIVDFDTHHGDGTQAIFYTRDDIFYGSVHTDPSSYYPHYAGYVDETGAGPGEGANHNLPLAPGADDEAFIDANQRLALAVQAHGAEALVLSAGWDAHRDDPLSKLNVTTDAFARIGEIWGKIDLPTLIVQEGGYSLAAVSDAAPAFIMAFRSNATE, encoded by the coding sequence ATGAAGCTGTTCTTCTCCGAAGCGCAACTGGTCCATCGGCCTACGCAATACATGGTGCATGGGCGGATCGTGGATCCCTTCGAAAACCCGGATCGGGCCACGACGCTCCTTCAGGTCCTCAAGACGCAAGGATTGACGAGGACCGATCCAGGCGATTTCGGGCCCGACCCGCTGCTGGCGGTTCATGCGGCGCATTACGTGGAATTCCTCGAACACGCTTATGCGCGGTTCATGGAACTCCCCCATCACGGCCCGGAAGTTCTGCCGAACGTCCACCCCTATCGCGGGGCCGGGATCGACCTCGAGGAACGCGGCAAGCCGCGCACGACCGGAATTCTCGGTCAGGCGGGCTGGTATATCGGCGACATGTCCTGCGCGATCATGGCAGGGACTTTCCAGGCAGCCTATGCCTCGGCACAGACGGCGATTGCCGGAGCCGAGGCAGTGCTTGCGGGCGAACGGGCCACCTATGCGCTTTGCCGCCCGCCCGGCCATCACGCCTATGCCGATAGAGCCTCAGGCTTCTGCTTCTTCAACAATGCCGCGATTGCGGCCACTGTGCTGAGGAACCACTTTCCAAAGGTCGCCATCGTGGATTTCGATACGCACCACGGCGACGGCACGCAGGCGATCTTCTACACCCGCGACGATATTTTCTACGGCTCGGTCCACACCGATCCCTCGTCCTACTACCCGCATTATGCCGGTTACGTCGATGAGACCGGGGCAGGGCCCGGCGAAGGGGCAAACCACAACCTCCCGCTTGCGCCCGGGGCCGACGACGAGGCCTTCATCGACGCCAATCAACGGCTGGCATTGGCCGTGCAAGCCCACGGCGCCGAGGCGCTCGTCCTGTCCGCCGGCTGGGACGCGCATCGGGATGATCCCTTGTCCAAACTCAACGTTACGACGGACGCGTTCGCGCGGATCGGCGAGATCTGGGGCAAGATCGATCTGCCGACCCTGATCGTTCAGGAGGGCGGCTACTCGCTCGCGGCCGTATCGGACGCGGCTCCCGCCTTCATCATGGCCTTCCGCTCGAATGCAACCGAGTGA
- a CDS encoding peptidoglycan-binding domain-containing protein, whose product MNRTPERRGSSISRLTISGIAIAAVTGWGAYSYSSLSSMQLEQQVSGQTAALREYQSQFLSERMKAENGAQEAAKLREQLASAQSEIERLTAKHTETEANLAAAKEQLASLQEINAPPALDGAPALRGVAPLPTKQDVMSAQKALTDLGFGKLEADGVVGPTTRQAIEEYQRLVGLTVTGQLHAQTLQSLMRSAKVVAAQNERTE is encoded by the coding sequence GTGAACCGGACGCCAGAACGCAGGGGCTCGTCCATCAGCCGCCTCACGATCTCCGGCATCGCCATCGCAGCCGTCACAGGATGGGGAGCTTATTCCTATTCGTCTCTCTCATCGATGCAACTCGAACAGCAGGTGAGCGGCCAGACAGCTGCCCTGCGAGAATATCAGTCGCAGTTTCTGTCGGAACGCATGAAGGCCGAAAACGGCGCTCAGGAGGCCGCGAAACTTCGGGAACAACTCGCATCGGCGCAGAGTGAAATCGAGCGCCTCACGGCGAAGCATACCGAGACCGAAGCGAACCTCGCTGCCGCGAAGGAGCAATTGGCATCGCTCCAGGAGATCAATGCCCCTCCGGCCCTCGACGGCGCGCCTGCCCTGCGTGGCGTTGCTCCGCTGCCCACGAAGCAGGATGTGATGTCCGCTCAGAAAGCCCTCACGGATCTCGGCTTCGGAAAACTCGAAGCCGATGGCGTCGTCGGTCCGACGACGCGACAGGCAATCGAAGAGTATCAGCGCCTCGTCGGACTTACCGTAACCGGCCAGCTTCATGCACAGACACTCCAATCCCTCATGCGATCCGCGAAGGTCGTGGCCGCACAGAACGAGCGCACCGAGTAA
- a CDS encoding invasion associated locus B family protein: protein MKVTSAAAAILVLSSTYALAQTPRAIGTSESWSAWRDYENKSAACYVYSDASSMKPEHLDHGRVTLFVRRLNHGKVRTEASLQAGYDFAPTAIRVVVDGRSFTMIPRGNHAWLRRTEREIEFVRALEKGRVAVVEATSKRGNKTTYTFPLKGFTTVMKKARQGCP, encoded by the coding sequence ATGAAGGTCACAAGCGCAGCCGCCGCAATCCTCGTCCTCTCGAGCACCTATGCCCTTGCACAGACCCCGCGAGCGATCGGAACAAGCGAAAGCTGGAGCGCGTGGAGAGACTACGAGAACAAGTCTGCTGCCTGCTATGTCTATTCCGATGCTTCATCCATGAAGCCCGAGCATCTCGACCATGGGCGCGTGACCCTGTTCGTGCGCAGGCTCAATCACGGCAAGGTTCGAACCGAAGCCAGCCTTCAGGCAGGTTACGACTTCGCACCGACGGCGATCCGCGTCGTGGTGGACGGTCGTTCCTTCACCATGATCCCACGCGGGAACCATGCGTGGCTGCGGCGCACCGAGCGCGAGATCGAATTCGTGCGCGCTCTCGAGAAGGGGCGCGTGGCGGTCGTGGAGGCGACTTCGAAGCGTGGAAACAAGACGACCTATACTTTTCCTCTCAAAGGCTTCACCACCGTCATGAAGAAGGCCCGTCAGGGATGTCCATGA
- a CDS encoding helix-turn-helix domain-containing protein, whose product MTDRTDLALRDIPSYALYGEAAEDPAADWIHCETIQSRSRLHNYRILPHRHEKLFQILHLARGTADMALDGQSTKVTGPAIVTLPPMTVHGYRFSPDVQGTVLTLFDSRLAHILADMDGVRETFRSVQLIGLQDHADATHGLADDIRSLTAEFAGRASGRSEAIQARLLLVLITLHRIRGSGQKSGAHIPGRRALQHALRFRELVDQDFRKHHPIEAYARRLGLTPPHLNRICREHLGDTALGVVHQRIILEAKRYLTFTGLSAKEIALALAFDDPAYFARFFKQKTGLPPLAFRAVQQSTLA is encoded by the coding sequence ATGACGGATCGGACCGACTTGGCTCTCAGAGACATCCCTTCTTACGCTCTTTATGGGGAGGCGGCCGAGGATCCGGCAGCGGACTGGATCCATTGCGAGACTATCCAAAGCCGCAGCCGCTTGCACAATTACAGGATTCTGCCGCACCGGCACGAGAAGCTGTTCCAGATCCTCCACCTGGCGCGCGGCACTGCCGACATGGCGCTCGACGGTCAGAGCACAAAAGTAACCGGCCCCGCGATCGTCACCCTGCCCCCGATGACGGTGCACGGCTATAGGTTCTCACCCGACGTGCAGGGAACGGTCCTCACCCTTTTCGACAGCCGATTGGCCCATATCCTCGCCGACATGGATGGGGTGCGTGAGACGTTCCGGTCCGTCCAGTTGATCGGCCTTCAGGATCATGCGGATGCCACGCATGGCTTGGCCGACGATATCCGGTCCCTGACGGCAGAGTTCGCCGGCCGCGCTTCCGGGCGCTCGGAGGCCATTCAGGCGCGCCTGCTGCTCGTCCTGATCACGCTCCACCGGATTAGAGGCTCGGGACAGAAGTCCGGTGCTCACATCCCCGGACGCCGGGCGCTTCAGCATGCCCTCCGCTTTCGAGAACTCGTGGACCAGGATTTCCGCAAGCATCACCCGATCGAAGCCTATGCTCGCAGGCTCGGCCTGACGCCGCCGCACCTCAACCGGATCTGCCGTGAGCATCTCGGCGACACGGCATTGGGCGTCGTTCATCAAAGGATCATCCTCGAGGCCAAGCGCTACCTCACCTTCACCGGCCTGAGCGCCAAGGAGATCGCCTTGGCGCTCGCCTTCGACGATCCGGCTTACTTCGCCCGCTTCTTCAAGCAGAAGACCGGCCTCCCGCCGCTCGCCTTCCGGGCCGTGCAGCAGAGCACGCTCGCTTGA